A part of Miscanthus floridulus cultivar M001 chromosome 6, ASM1932011v1, whole genome shotgun sequence genomic DNA contains:
- the LOC136458993 gene encoding proline-rich receptor-like protein kinase PERK2 → MSSPAPTSPATPSPSPPAPVTPTPSPPAPAPVPLTPSPQPPTPAPVPPTPSPIPPTPAPVPPTPTPSPPPPSPSPPPPVTPSPPPPASVPTPSSPPPPNGVPASPAPPPSHLSLPPPPPPAPSTGTPPTSPSPSKSSSNGTAVGIGVAVAAVVLLGLAVGLIYCFIGRKRRRRSPPPSQGLPGELYDPRRPVTPPYMSHAPSTTPSSTPPLMHSWQSSRGPSESPMTPLNPSPAITGGTFAYDDLAAATDGFSDANLLGQGGFGHVYRATVGGQEVAIKKLRAGSWQGDLEFRAEVEIISRVHHKNLVSLVGYCLYGEQRLLVYEYVPNKTLEFQLHGSGRPTLDWPRRWKIAVGSAKGLAYLHEDCHPKIIHRDIKAANILLDYNYEPKVADFGLAKYQAAEVTAVSTRVMGTFGYLAPEYAATGKVNDRSDVFSFGVMLLELITGRKPIMTSSEYQPETLVSWARPLLTRAVEEENYDELIDPRLESNYDAYDMARLVACAAAAVRQTARSRPRMSQIVRYLEGELSVEDLNAGVMPGQSAMQRSGGGTTDQINRLRRMAFGPGAGGSTGTGTITEYSSSEFSDPTSEYGLNPSSEYTASSAGDTGEVAAGAQGHGRRAAGDTERMSRRTTGRRAQP, encoded by the exons ATGTCGTCTCCAGCGCCAACGTCGCCGGCTACGCCATCTCCTTCACCACCGGCTCCGGTGACGCCCACGCCATCGCCGCCGGCTCCGGCGCCGGTCCCACTCACGCCATCGCCGCAGCCGCCGACTCCGGCGCCGGTGCCACCCACGCCATCGCCGATACCGCCGACTCCCGCGCCGGTGCCGCCCACGCCAACGCcgtcccctcctcctccatctccgtCGCCCCCACCGCCGGTGACGCCGTccccgcctccaccagcgagcgtACCAACACCATCTTCACCTCCACCCCCTAATGGCGTCCCGGCGTCACCCGCGCCTCCGCCGTCACATCTGTCATTGCCTCCACCTCCGCCGCCGGCCCCGTCGACAGGAACACCACCAACGTCGCCATCGCCCTCCAAGTCGTCAAGCAACGGCACCGCGGTGGGCATAGGCGTCGCCGTCGCGGCGGTGGTCCTGCTCGGCCTCGCCGTCGGGCTCATCTACTGCTTCATAGGAAGGAAACGCCGGCGgcggtcgccgccgccgtctcaGGGGTTGCCAG GCGAGCTCTACGACCCGCGGCGTCCGGTGACGCCGCCGTACATGTCGCACGCGCCGTCGACGACGCCATCCTCGACGCCGCCGCTGATGCACTCGTGGCAGAGCAGCCGCGGCCCGTCCGAGTCCCCGATGACGCCGCTGAACCCTTCGCCGGCCATCACGGGCGGCACGTTCGCGTACGACGACCTGGCGGCGGCGACGGACGGGTTCTCGGACGCGAACCTGCTCGGGCAGGGCGGGTTCGGGCACGTGTACCGCGCCACGGTGGGCGGGCAGGAGGTGGCCATCAAGAAGCTGCGGGCAGGCAGCTGGCAGGGCGACCTCGAGTTCCGCGCCGAGGTGGAGATCATCAGCCGCGTGCACCACAAGAACCTCGTCTCCCTCGTCGGCTACTGCCTCTACGGCGAACAGCGGCTGCTCGTCTACGAGTACGTGCCCAACAAGACCCTCGAGTTCCAGCTCCACG GGAGTGGCAGGCCGACATTGGACTGGCCGAGGCGGTGGAAGATCGCGGTCGGCTCGGCGAAGGGCCTCGCCTATCTGCACGAAGACT GTCATCCTAAGATCATCCATCGTGACATCAAGGCTGCGAACATCCTTCTGGATTACAACTACGAGCCAAAG GTTGCAGATTTTGGGTTGGCCAAATACCAAGCAGCTGAAGTCACCGCTGTTTCTACACGCGTAATGGGAACTTTCGG ATATCTGGCGCCAGAGTACGCTGCAACAGGCAAAGTTAACGACCGGTCCGACGTCTTCTCCTTCGGCGTGATGCTTCTGGAACTGATCACTGGGAGGAAGCCAATCATGACATCTTCAGAGTATCAGCCTGAGACATTGGTCTCTTGG GCTAGGCCATTGCTGACAAGAGCTGTCGAGGAGGAAAACTATGATGAGCTGATCGATCCGAGGCTGGAGAGCAACTACGACGCGTACGACATGGCGCGGCTGGTCGCATGCGCCGCGGCCGCCGTGCGCCAGACCGCGCGGTCTCGCCCGCGGATGAGCCAG ATCGTCCGGTACCTGGAGGGCGAGCTGTCGGTGGAGGACCTGAACGCTGGCGTGATGCCAGGGCAGAGCGCGATGCAGCGGTCGGGCGGCGGCACGACGGACCAGATCAACCGGCTCAGGCGGATGGCGTTCGGGCCGGGCGCGGGAGGGAGCACCGGGACCGGGACCATCACGGAGTACTCGAGCAGCGAGTTCAGCGATCCCACCAGCGAGTACGGGCTGAACCCATCCAGTGAGTACACGGCCAGCAGCGCGGGCGACACGGGCGAGGTGGCCGCGGGCGCGCAGGGGCACGGCAGGCGCGCGGCCGGCGACACCGAGAGGATGAGCCGGCGCACCACCGGCAGACGCGCCCAGCCTTAA